A genomic segment from Heptranchias perlo isolate sHepPer1 chromosome 18, sHepPer1.hap1, whole genome shotgun sequence encodes:
- the LOC137334935 gene encoding GLIPR1-like protein 1 — protein sequence MRLLLSIVGCMCSYGLAWGLTYKLGCAVNDCPNGIVGSKITKGTVFVCNYSPSGNRKGELPYIEGPACTDCGADFCRSNLCSDPDRETINQYPKWNPDFGSASILLSNCLLPLMSITVTYILW from the exons ATGCGGCTGCTCCTCTCAATCGTGGGATGCATGTGCTCATATGGG CTTGCCTGGGGACTAACTTATAAACTTGGCTGTGCAGTAAATGACTGTCCCAATGGGATTGTCGGTtctaaaataacaaaaggaacaGTTTTTGTCTGTAACTACTCACCCAG TGGAAATCGTAAAGGAGAGTTACCATATATCGAAGGACCAGCTTGCACTGATTGTGGTGCAGATTTTTGTAGGAGCAATTTATGCA GTGATCCAGATCGTGAAACAATCAATC AATACCCCAAGTGGAATCCAGACTTTGGGTCAGCCTCCATTTTGCTGTCAAACTGCCTACTGCCACTTATGTCTATTACTGTAACATATATTCTATGGTAA